Sequence from the Malaciobacter pacificus genome:
AAAATAACAAAATTCATACTATAAAGTATAAAGATAAGTTAGATAATAAAGTTATAATAACTTTTAATGATAGTATTGAAAACACTAATCTAAGTGAAGAAATTTTTAAATTCTCTGCACCAGATTATTACGATATTATTCGAAAATAAAGCTCTTCTAAATCTTTAGCCTTTAAAGGTTTAGAGAAGTAATATCCTTGATACTGATCACAAGATATTTTCTTGAGATATTCTAGTTGTGCTTCTTCTTCAATTCCTTCAGCAATAACTCTCATATTTAAAGCTTGTGCCATTTTAACAATTGTTTCTAAGAAAATCGAACCCTCTTTTGTACTGTAATCATCTACAAATGTTTTATCTATTTTTAGATTATTTATAGGGAATTTTTTAAGATAAGATAAAGAAGAATAACCAGTACCAAAATCATCTAAAGATATACTTATATTTTTTTCTAATAGTTTTTCTAAGTTTTCATTTGTAAACTCTCTATTTTCTAAAAACATATATTCAGTTATTTCTAAATCAATTTTAGAATAATTAATTTCATAATAGTCAATTTTTTTTATTAGTTCTTTTGCAAAGTTTTTTTGACTAATTTGTTTAGCTGAGATATTTATAGACATAACTAAATCTATTCCATTTTTTTTCCATAATATATATTGATTCAATGCTTCATCTACAATCCAATCGCCTAATTGTAAAATGAAATTATTCTCTTCAGCTAAGGGGATAAATTTATTTGGTGGAACTAATCCATTTTTTGAATTCCATCTAATTAATGCTTCAACGCCACAAATTTTTGAATTTTTTATAGAAACCTTTGGTTGATAATATAGTTCATACTCATTATCTTTTAATGCCTCTGTCATATCTTTAGTTAATGAAATAATATCTTGCACTTTTTTATTTAATTTTTCTGTAAAGAAGTGATATTGATTTCTTCCTAGTTTTTTAGCTTCATACATTGCAATATCAGCATTTTTCATTAATTGAATTGAAGTTTTTCCATCTTTTGGATAAATTGCAATTCCCGTACTACAATTTATAGAAATCGGATTATTATGAACTAGCCATGGTGTTGAAATATATTTATGAACTCTTGAAATTATAGATATTAATTCAGAATAATTTTTATAATCTCTAATAATTATTACAAACTCATTGGAGTGGTAACATAAATTCAGACAAAGAATTTTAGAGATTCTGCGTTAAAATAAAAAATGAATAAGGGTTACCATGAGAAAATATAGTCAAGAGTTTAAAGACTCAACAGTACAATTAATTATTAACAATAATGAAAATGTAAAAGATATAGCAAAAGATTTAGATTTAAATCCAAAAACATTATATGCATGGGTTACTGCATATAAAAAAGAACATAATATTCCAATGAGGAATATTGAAATAAAAAGTACACTCAAAGAGAGTGAAGCTGAAGAGCTTAAACGCTTACGTAAAGAGAATAAGATTTTAAAGCAAGAAAGGGATATATTAAAAAAAGCAACAGCATACTTCGCAAAAGAAACTCTATAAAGTATGCCTGGATACAAAAACATACAAAGAGTTTCAATATCAATAAAATGTGTAAAATTCTAAAAGTAAATAGAGCTTCATATTATCATTGGGTAAAAGCTGGTTGTATTGTAAAAAAAGTAGATATTCAACTTAATGAACTTGTAAAATCTATATTTGTTTTTGGTAGAAATAATTATGGCAGTAGAAGAATTCAAGATAAACTAAAAGAACTCTATGGGCTTATTGTATCAAGAAGACGTATTTCTACTATTATGAAAGATTTGAATCTAAAAGTGAATATTAAAAGAAGATATAAAAATACTACAGATTCAAATCATAATCTACCAATAGCACCAAATATTTTAAATAGAGATTTTTATGCTTCAAATCCTAATGAGAAATATGTTGGTGATATTACTTATATTCCTACTGGAGAGGGATGGTTGTATCTTGCAACTGTAATTGATTTATATTCAAGAAAAGTTGTTGGATGGTCTATTGATGATAGTATGAAAGTATCACTTGTAAATGATGCTTTAGATATGGCAATTAAACATAGAAATCCACCTAAAGGACTTATTTGGCATACAGATCGAGGAAGTCAATATGCTTCTTATAGTCATAAAGATTTATTGCAAAAATATGGAATAATTCAAAGTATGAGTAGGAAAGGAAATTGTTGGGATAATGCAGTAGCAGAGAGTTTTTTTAAATCATTAAAAAATGAGTTAATTTATCAGAAATATTTCTATACTAAAAAACAAGCAAAACAAGAGATTTTTGAGTATATTGAGTTTTATTATAATAGAACAAGATCACATAGTTATCTTGGAAATTTATCACCTGTTAGATTTGAAGAAATCAATTTGATGTTACAAAATGAAATAGCTGCATAGAATTATAAAAAAAGTGTCTTATTTTAAGTTACCACTCCACATCTCCTCCAACTCTTGCAATAAAATCAGTGGGTCTTATTATATTTTTAATTTTATCTGAAATAGTTTTTAGCAGTTCATCCCCAACATTATGTCCTAAAGAATCATTAACTTCTTTAAAGTGATCAATATCAATAAACAAATATGCAAACTCTTCTTTTGAACGTTTTGCAATAGGAATATTTCTATCTAGGAATTCATCTAATGAATTCCTATTTGCTAAGCCACTTAAAGAATCAGTTCTTGCCATGTGATATAAAGTCTCTTTTTCTTCTTCAAGTCTTGTAAAACTATCAACCATAGAGTGTCTAATTGCTTCTAGTTCTTTGATTTTAAAAGCTTTTGGAATAAAACTATGATAATAAGCATATTGTCTTAGTTTCTCAAGAGGAGAAGAGATATAAGTTTTTAAAAAATATAATTTAATTAATAATGCAATAGTAATAAACAGTACAAAGTTAATTAAAAAGTTAATTAAAATTTCTTCAAAATGTGTATTGATTTCTTTTTTTTCTAATAAATAACTTAACTTTCGCACCTAAAACCAAGCAATTTTCCAGTCACATCTCTTAATAGATCAATGATAGCTGTAAAATCCTCATTTCTATTGACAACTTCTTCAATTTTTGCAATCTCATCTAAAATAGCTAAAAATGCTTGCATAGCTATTGCTAGAGTATGAAGTTCACATTCTAAATCTTTAAACAATCCACCAATTGTTTTAGGTTCATTGCTGATACGATTTATATAGCTAACAACATTGTATGTAAAAAAAGATAGTGTAATTCTGGCTATCAAAGCTTCATAGATTCGATTCTCTTCTTTTCCGAATCCAAAGTGTTCACGAAGTTCTTTATACCCTTGTTCTATATCCCATCGTCTTTTATAAATATCTATAATCTCTTCATCACTAAGTATAAGATTGGTTGATACGATTGGTATTAAATTCTCTTTTGTTTTTATAAAAACAATTTTTAATTTACCAGCTTTTTTATGTTCAACTATGGTTGAAAAATACTCAAACTTTATCTTTTTGCCATATTGACCCATCTTGATAGATTTAAGCTTTTTAAATTTGTTATAGATGCCATCAAGGGTCTTTTTCTCTCCTGTAAAATTCCATATCCTGTCATTGTTTACCATTCTTGAAATGACTTGCAATCCAAGTTCATTCATAGTTTCTATAAATACAGGTTTAGAATACCAGCTATCTACAAGCAGATAATCTGCATATATACCACTAGCTACTGCTCTTTTAATCATCTCTATAGCAATTTGTGATTTCCCTTTTAAGCTTTCCAATCTTCGCTTATGTGCATTGGTTCGATGATCAATAATATTTGTAAACTCTTCTATCTTTACCCTTGCATAACTGTTCATAGCAATTGCAAAGTCCAACATAAAATTTGAATAACCATCACTATAGTTTAGTGATACAACATTTACACCTCTGATTTTTCTCTTTGCTTTATTGCTCCAAAGGTTGTCACAACTTCCCTCTATATTTTTACCAACTTTATCTTCAACAGTATCATCAAGTATAAGAACTCTTACTAGCTTTGAATCTTGCACTTTATGAAGTAGTGATAAGATCTTTAAAGAACTAAGAGATAATAGTTTTCTCCAATTATAAGAAGTATTGGAAAGTAATCGATAATATACATCTTTTTTGAAACTATCATTACTTTGATCCATAAAGGTTGATATTTTTTTATTCATAACCAGCATATATACAAAATGTAATACAACCATATGAACAGCAACTCCCTCTTTTTTAGAAAAATTGCTCTTGGTTAAAATAGTTTTCATATTTAACAAACGTAATGTTTCATAGATTGGATTTTTTAACTTATCGTTTATAATACCGATGATCTTGGATTCTATCTGCATTCTTACCCTTTAATATAATAGATATTATAGCTAAAAGTGCCTATTTAAGGGCTTTATTGAGAGTTCAAAATAGAAAAATATCATAGAAAAACAACTAAATTATTTTTATGTCAACAAGGATAAGATTATTAACTAAAGGAGTAATGTTTTAGGGAGATTTAGCTACAATTTTAATCAATTTAACGTGCGAAAGTTAAGTAAATAAATTAATAGTAAGTTATTAGGTTTATTATTTTCAAAAAATCTAATATTTGTGGACAAATAGTCTATATTTTTTATTTTTTCATAATATGAATCATATTTTATCTTTTTTGATGTATCTATTTTATTAGTATAAGCTATAGTTGATACTAAAAGTTTGTTATCATTAAAAATTAAAATACCTTTTAAAAAGTCATCATTTGCTACCAATCTTTCAAATAAAGCCCTCTTTTTTAAAAGTTCATCTTTGTTAGTAAGTGTTTTTGATAGATTATATGATAGTTCTTTAATACTAGTATTTAAATTTTTGTAGATTACTTCTGCTCTTTTTTCCTCTTGTTGAAAAAAAGAATAGCTAAAAATAGAAAAAGTATAAGCTAAAAAGGTGAAAATATATATAAAGAAAAAATTTTGAATATTTAATTTCATTTTAAAATATCTCTAACTGGAAAATTTTGATAGTTTAATTTATCTATATAAACTTGCTCAATTTTTTTATTAATCCAAACAATTTTTTCAACAGTTGATAAGAATTCATCATAGGTCATATTTAGGTTATGTGTTTTTACCGTTTCAAAATATTCTTTAGGATTTTCCTGTAAGTTTTCTATTGCTTTATCTATCAATATTTTTAATTTTTGAAATTTTTTTTCATTTTCAGTGTAAACCTCTTTTGAAACAAAAAGTGCATCAACAATTAAAAGTCTTAATTTATCTGCCGTTGAGGCTATAATATTAATGCCATTCTCTTCTAAAACTTTATAATATGGTGAGTAAGTAACAATTAGAGTTGGTTCCTTTAGATTCTTTTTTTTAAGAGTTGAAATATATTGTTGGTCTTTATTTATGTAGTTGATTTTTAAGTTTTTTAAATTATTAGTCACTAAAAAATCTTCTAAAAGGATAGAGTTTACTGAATCAATTTCTAAATAAACATCTAGTTTTGAACTATTCTTTAATTCCTCTATTGTTAAATTAGACATTATCATATCTCCACCATTTGAACGGTTTAAAAGTATTAAGGGAATTAGTGAGTTCTGGCTTTTTTTTGCTAAATTATATTCATATTGAGTTCCAACAAATGCATCGCTATTTCCTGCTTCATATAAATATAAGTTTTCAGTTAGTGAAGATACTTGTAATATTTTAATATTTAAGTCGTCTAACCATTTTTTCTCTTTTGCATAAATTAAGGGTGTATAACCAATCCAATTTGATATTGAAATTTTTAATTTTTTTTCTTCTTTGTATGTACATGAGCTAAAGAAGATTATGATTAAAAATGGTATTAATATCTTTTTTAACAAATAAGCCTTTTAAAAATAATGGCTAATTATACAAGTAAAATGATTATAAATCTATAAAATAACTATTTGATGTTCTTATAAAGTATCTAACTAAAAAGTTTTTGTTTCTAAAGCAAAATATAGATAAAATACCACAGGTAAACCTGACAATAGCTTGTTTTAACAAGAGGAAAGTCCGGGCTGCAGTGAAGCAGAGTTCCATTTAAAGAATGGCTAGGGTAACCTAAGGGATAGTGCAACAGAGAGTAAACAGCCAATTTTTTGGTGATGGTGAAACGGTGAGGTAAGAGCTCACCAGACTTTTGAGTAATCTTAAGTGCTTTGTAAACCCAACTCGCAGCAAGAAGACCTGGTATTAAGCTTCACACTTTTGGTCTTTGCAAGATTAGCTAAGTAATTTGCTAACTAGATAAATTATTGTCACAATAACAGAACTCGGCTTATGGGTTTACCTCTTCAGTACTATTTTCTATACAGTTTCATAATCCAATACTTCTTTTTTTGAATTTTAAATAAAGTTTCAATGTTATATAATCGTTATTATTCAATGCTTCATTGTTACTATAGTAATTTAGAAGGTTATTAATATTTGCTTTATAAGGAGAAAATTATGAATTCAGATGAATTAGTATTAGATAGAAATTCATTTTTATTATCTGAAACAGATGAAAAAGGTATTATTAAATATGCTAATGAAGAGTTTTGTGAATATGCAGAGTATAAACTAGAAGAGTTAATAGGAAAGCCTCATAATTTAGTTAGACATCCAGATATGCCAAAAGCTGCATTTGAAGATTTATGGAACACTGTAAAAAGTGGTAAACCATGGAAAGGTTTTGTTAAGAATAGAACAAAAAGTGGAAAATACTATTGGGTTTTTGCTACAGTTTTTCCTTTTACTTCTTGTGATGGAAGCAAGGGATATATCTCTTGTAGAAGAATGGCTTCAAAAAAAGAGATTGAAAAATACGAAGCAATATATAAAACAATGAAGTAAGGGGTTTTGAGATGTTATATTTAAAAAGATTATCTATAAAAAATAAAATTAAGCTTCTAAGTTTTATACCATTGATAGGTTTATTTATTTTAGGTGCTTTATATTTATCTTATACACACAGTAAAATAAGTTCTTTAGAAAGTGTAAAAGAGTTAATAGTTATTGATTCTAAAATATCATTATTACTTCATGAAACACAAAAAGAAAGAGGTGCAAGTGCTGGATATTTAGGTAGTAAAGGTAATAAGTTTAAAGATATATTGGAAAATCAAAGAGATTTAACTAACAATAGATTAGAAGAGCTAAAAAAATATCTAAATTTAATGGATAAGTCACTTCTTATTTATGGATTAAATGAAAAAATAATTTATGTTTTAGATGAATTTAAAAAATTAGATTCTTTAAGAAATTCAATTGATGATTTAAGTGTATCTGCCTCAAAAGCGATTAGTTATTATACAAATATAAATAAAAACTTATTAGATTTTATTGCAATTACATCTAAAAATGGATTTGATGAGCATATTATTACTGATTTAACAGGATATTATAATTTTTTAATGGCAAAGGAAAGAGCAGGTATTGAAAGAGCAGTTGGTTCGAATACTTTTGCACAAAAAACATTTGGTAAAGGAATGTATCAAAAATTTTTAATTTTAGTTAATCAACAAGAGATGTATTTAAATGACTTCTTTATTTATGGTTCTGAATATGCTGATTTTGTTAATGAAAAGTTAAATGCTCCAATTATCGAAGAAGTTCAAAAAATGAGAGATTTATTATTAGCCCATGGTGCTAATAATAGTATAGAGTTAAATATAGATTCTACTTATTGGTTTTCTTCTATAACAAAAAAAATTAATGTTTTAAAAGAGATTGATGATTATTTATCAAGTAATATTTTAAAAGAGATTGATGAAGAAATTTCATCTGAAAACAACTTTTTCTCAACAATTTTACTTATTATGATTATTTCTTTATTTGTTATTATTTATCTATTAAATTTATTTATTGGAAGTATAAATAGAGGAATAGACAAAATTTCAAAAGGTATTGAACAGTTTATGGATTATTTAAATAAAGAAATAAATGAAATAAACTATATTGAGTTAAATACAAAAGGTGAATTAGGCGATTTAGCAAAACTTGTTAATAAAAATATTGATAGAATCAATGGTGCTTTAGAAAAAGATTTACTTTGTGTTGGTGAAGCAACTATTACACTTGATAAAGTTGAAAAAGGTTACTATGGATGTAGAGTAAAATCACAAGCTGAAAATCCACAAGTTCAAGTTTTAGCTCAAACAATTAATAGAATGTTAGATAATCAACAAAAAGTTATAAATGGTATTTTAACTACATTAAAAGATTATACAAACTACAACTATATGAATAGTATTCAACTTGATAGTCCTATTTATGGTGAATCAAAACAGATGGTTGATGGAATTAATGCTTTAGGTGAAGCTATTACTTCTATGCTTATTGAAAATAAATCAAATGGACAAACTTTGCAAGAGAGTTCATCTTCTTTATTAAAAAATGTTGATGAGTTAAATAAAGCTTCAAATGATGCAGCAGCAAGATTAGAAGAGACTTCGGCAGCTGTTGAAGAAATAGCAAGTAATGTAAATGCTAATACTCAAAACGTATCTAAAATGGCTAGTTATGCAAATGAGTTAAATCAAGCAGCTTCAACAGGTCAAGGTTTAGCAAATGAAACTGTTAGTTCTATGGATGATATAAATACACAAGTAAGTGCAATAAATGAAGCAATTACAGTAATTGATCAAATAGCATTCCAAACAAATATTTTATCACTAAATGCAGCAGTTGAAGCAGCAACTGCAGGTGAAGCAGGAAAAGGTTTTGCTGTTGTTGCTCAAGAGGTTAGAAATCTAGCAGCAAGAAGTGCAGAAGCTGCAAATGAGATTAAATCATTAGTTGAAAGTGCAAATGAAAAGTCTAATCAAGGTAAAAATATAGCTTCACAGATGATTGAAGGTTATAACAAACTAAATGAAAATATTAATAATACTTTATCATTAATTAATGAAGTAGATAATGCTTCAAAAGAGCAAAAAATCGGAATTGAGCAGATTAGTGATGCAATAAGTTCTTTAGATAAACAAACACAAATAAACGCAAGTATTGCAAGTGAAGCAAACCAAGTAGCTGTAAGTACATCAAAATTAGCAGATGATGTTGTAAATGCTGTTAATCAAAAAGAGTTTAAAGGTAAATAAAAGAAAAGAAGTTTAGCTTCTTTTCTTCTCTTGTTTCTTTGCTAAATTAGACATCATAATTCCAATCCATTTTGTTTCACTATTTGAATCAAAGGCAATTTTTAAAGTCATAGTTATAGGAACTGCTAAAAACATTCCAACTATTCCTAAAATCCATCCCCATAATATTAGTGAGAAAAAGATTACTAAAGGTGATAATCCTAGCTCTTTTCCCATAAGTTTAGGTTCTAAAATATTACTAATAGAGATATTTATAATTACATATAAAACTGTAATATATATAGTTGAGTTTATATCTAAATTCATTAGTGCTAAAACTATTGCAGGAACTGATGCTATGATAGACCCAACTACTGGCACAAAATTAAATAGTGCTGCAATTACACCCCATAATATTGGATAATCAACATTAAAGTACATTAGAATTAAAGTAATTATAAAACCAGTTAAAAAACTTGTAAAAGTTTTAACTAAAAAGTATTTTTGGATATTTTTAGAAAATAGATTTACATGTTGTAGTTTTTGTGCATTATTTTGAAAAATGATTTTTAATTTTGTTTGAATTGATTTTGCTTCTGCAAGTATAAAAGCAACCCCAATAATTACTAATACAAATTTAGATAAAAATGTTCCAATACTACCAATAATATTAGTTGTAAATCCTACAAAAGAACTAAAATTAAGAGCTTGAAGTATCTCATCTTTATTAACTTTATATCCTGTTTGTTCAATATATATAATACTATCTACAATAAGTTCATTGATTCTAGTTTCATAACTTGGAAGATTTTCTATAAAATCTTTTAGAGATATATTTATAACATATGCTAAAAGCAAACTTAGAAGAATTAAAATAGATAAGGAAACTATATATGCAAAAAATATTGGAATATTCTTATTTTTTAAAAAAGTAAGTAATGAAGATAAAATTGAAGCTATAAATATGGCTAAAAATAATATTACTAAAATCTCACTAGCTATTTTTAATCCAGCAATTATTACTATAGACGTAGCTAGAAAAAAGAAATATCTAATTAAGTTGTTGTCATTCAAATATAAATCCTTTAAATCAATTGTTTTTTTACAAATTCTAAATAATGTCCTTCTTGTTCTTCAAGCTCTTTATGAGTTCCTTTTTGAACAAGTTTACCATCATTTAGTACATATATTATATTAGCATTTTTTACTGTACTTAATCTATGAGCTATAGTAATTACTGTTTTGTTCTTTAAAAAATCTTCTAGGTCATTAAATAATTTTGCTTCCGTGTGAACATCTAAAGCTGAAGTTGACTCATCAAAGATTACAACTTTAGGATTATTTATTACCATTCTAGCAATAGATAATCTTTGTCTTTGTCCACCACTTAATCTAATACCATGCTTACCTACAATTGTATCTAAACCATCAGACATTTTTAAAACTACATCTTTTAGTTGAGCTATTTTTAAAGCCTCAAAAATTTTCTCATCACTAATTTCTTTACCCATAGTTATATTAAATCTAAGTGTATTATTAAATAATATAGGCATTTGTAAAACTAAAAAAATATTTTCTCTAATAGAGTGCTTATCTAATTTATCAATTTCTATACTATTATATGTAATATTACCACTATCTTTTTCATAAAAACCTGATATAAGTTGTGCTAGTGTAGTTTTTCCACTTCCACTTGCACCAATTAACGCAACTTTTTCCTTAGCTTTTATTTCTAAACTTATATTATCAATAACTTTTTTCTCTTGATTATATGAAAAAGATAGATTTTCTATTTTTATTATTAATTCATCATTTTTATTTGGTATTTGAAGATGTGAATTTTTTTCCACTTTTAAATCTAAAATTTTATTTATTCTCTCAATTGCTGCATTTGCACTTGCCCATGAGTACTGAATTGTTAATATATCTTGAACAGGAGACATAATAAACCAAATATAGCCAAACATTGCAAACATCATACCAATAGTTAAATCACTATATGCAACTAAAACTAAACCCGTAGCTCTAAATATTTCAAATGTAATTAGAAATATTGTAAAAGAAAATCTCTCATAGGCTACACTTTTGTAGTTGAACTCATTTGATGTATCTTTTATAGTATTTGCTTTTTGTTTAGATTGCTCAAAAAAGAACTTTTCTTTATTACTTGCTTTTATTTGACCAAAAAGCTCTAATGTTTCACTAATATTATTTTGAAACCCCTCAATTGCATTATTCTCTTTTTTCTTCAAAACACCAGTTTTCTTTGATATTTTTTTTGAAAGAATCATAATAATTGGTTGAATAAATAAAATCATAAAACCCAATATTGGGTCAATAGCTATAATTACAACAGCAACTGCAATTAAAGTTAAAACTGAAGATACAAATTTACTAGCAATTGATACTATAAAGTTATCTAATGTATTTACATCTGTGATTAAATTAGCTGCAATTGAACCTGAACCTAGACTTTCATATTCATTCATATTAACTTGTTCTAAATGATTTAGTAATTTTATTCTTATTTTATAAGTTACATATTTAGAAATTCTAGTAAATATTTTAGTAATAATAACTCCGACTGCAAAGTAAAGAATTCTTAAAAATACAACGATGAAGGTAACAATAGCAATATAGTAAAAGGCGGTTCCAGAACTAAAGAAGTCATTAATATTGTTTACAAAAAAACCAGGTTTATTTAGTAATACCTCATCAACTAGCATTGGCAATAGTAGGGGAATTGGTACACTAATTAATATAGCAATAATCGTAATTATTTGCCCCCAAAAAAGGGCTTTTTTATTGTGTAGTAATAGCTTAAATATATATTTAGCAGAGATTTTATCTTCCATAACACTCTTTTAATTTTTTACAT
This genomic interval carries:
- a CDS encoding bifunctional diguanylate cyclase/phosphodiesterase, producing the protein MSKILCLNLCYHSNEFVIIIRDYKNYSELISIISRVHKYISTPWLVHNNPISINCSTGIAIYPKDGKTSIQLMKNADIAMYEAKKLGRNQYHFFTEKLNKKVQDIISLTKDMTEALKDNEYELYYQPKVSIKNSKICGVEALIRWNSKNGLVPPNKFIPLAEENNFILQLGDWIVDEALNQYILWKKNGIDLVMSINISAKQISQKNFAKELIKKIDYYEINYSKIDLEITEYMFLENREFTNENLEKLLEKNISISLDDFGTGYSSLSYLKKFPINNLKIDKTFVDDYSTKEGSIFLETIVKMAQALNMRVIAEGIEEEAQLEYLKKISCDQYQGYYFSKPLKAKDLEELYFRIIS
- a CDS encoding transposase, with protein sequence MRKYSQEFKDSTVQLIINNNENVKDIAKDLDLNPKTLYAWVTAYKKEHNIPMRNIEIKSTLKESEAEELKRLRKENKILKQERDILKKATAYFAKETL
- a CDS encoding IS3 family transposase; translation: MKYAWIQKHTKSFNINKMCKILKVNRASYYHWVKAGCIVKKVDIQLNELVKSIFVFGRNNYGSRRIQDKLKELYGLIVSRRRISTIMKDLNLKVNIKRRYKNTTDSNHNLPIAPNILNRDFYASNPNEKYVGDITYIPTGEGWLYLATVIDLYSRKVVGWSIDDSMKVSLVNDALDMAIKHRNPPKGLIWHTDRGSQYASYSHKDLLQKYGIIQSMSRKGNCWDNAVAESFFKSLKNELIYQKYFYTKKQAKQEIFEYIEFYYNRTRSHSYLGNLSPVRFEEINLMLQNEIAA
- a CDS encoding GGDEF domain-containing protein produces the protein MRKLSYLLEKKEINTHFEEILINFLINFVLFITIALLIKLYFLKTYISSPLEKLRQYAYYHSFIPKAFKIKELEAIRHSMVDSFTRLEEEKETLYHMARTDSLSGLANRNSLDEFLDRNIPIAKRSKEEFAYLFIDIDHFKEVNDSLGHNVGDELLKTISDKIKNIIRPTDFIARVGGDVEW
- a CDS encoding transposase — translated: MQIESKIIGIINDKLKNPIYETLRLLNMKTILTKSNFSKKEGVAVHMVVLHFVYMLVMNKKISTFMDQSNDSFKKDVYYRLLSNTSYNWRKLLSLSSLKILSLLHKVQDSKLVRVLILDDTVEDKVGKNIEGSCDNLWSNKAKRKIRGVNVVSLNYSDGYSNFMLDFAIAMNSYARVKIEEFTNIIDHRTNAHKRRLESLKGKSQIAIEMIKRAVASGIYADYLLVDSWYSKPVFIETMNELGLQVISRMVNNDRIWNFTGEKKTLDGIYNKFKKLKSIKMGQYGKKIKFEYFSTIVEHKKAGKLKIVFIKTKENLIPIVSTNLILSDEEIIDIYKRRWDIEQGYKELREHFGFGKEENRIYEALIARITLSFFTYNVVSYINRISNEPKTIGGLFKDLECELHTLAIAMQAFLAILDEIAKIEEVVNRNEDFTAIIDLLRDVTGKLLGFRCES
- a CDS encoding PAS domain-containing protein, with protein sequence MNSDELVLDRNSFLLSETDEKGIIKYANEEFCEYAEYKLEELIGKPHNLVRHPDMPKAAFEDLWNTVKSGKPWKGFVKNRTKSGKYYWVFATVFPFTSCDGSKGYISCRRMASKKEIEKYEAIYKTMK
- a CDS encoding methyl-accepting chemotaxis protein; this translates as MLYLKRLSIKNKIKLLSFIPLIGLFILGALYLSYTHSKISSLESVKELIVIDSKISLLLHETQKERGASAGYLGSKGNKFKDILENQRDLTNNRLEELKKYLNLMDKSLLIYGLNEKIIYVLDEFKKLDSLRNSIDDLSVSASKAISYYTNINKNLLDFIAITSKNGFDEHIITDLTGYYNFLMAKERAGIERAVGSNTFAQKTFGKGMYQKFLILVNQQEMYLNDFFIYGSEYADFVNEKLNAPIIEEVQKMRDLLLAHGANNSIELNIDSTYWFSSITKKINVLKEIDDYLSSNILKEIDEEISSENNFFSTILLIMIISLFVIIYLLNLFIGSINRGIDKISKGIEQFMDYLNKEINEINYIELNTKGELGDLAKLVNKNIDRINGALEKDLLCVGEATITLDKVEKGYYGCRVKSQAENPQVQVLAQTINRMLDNQQKVINGILTTLKDYTNYNYMNSIQLDSPIYGESKQMVDGINALGEAITSMLIENKSNGQTLQESSSSLLKNVDELNKASNDAAARLEETSAAVEEIASNVNANTQNVSKMASYANELNQAASTGQGLANETVSSMDDINTQVSAINEAITVIDQIAFQTNILSLNAAVEAATAGEAGKGFAVVAQEVRNLAARSAEAANEIKSLVESANEKSNQGKNIASQMIEGYNKLNENINNTLSLINEVDNASKEQKIGIEQISDAISSLDKQTQINASIASEANQVAVSTSKLADDVVNAVNQKEFKGK
- a CDS encoding AI-2E family transporter, with the translated sequence MNDNNLIRYFFFLATSIVIIAGLKIASEILVILFLAIFIASILSSLLTFLKNKNIPIFFAYIVSLSILILLSLLLAYVINISLKDFIENLPSYETRINELIVDSIIYIEQTGYKVNKDEILQALNFSSFVGFTTNIIGSIGTFLSKFVLVIIGVAFILAEAKSIQTKLKIIFQNNAQKLQHVNLFSKNIQKYFLVKTFTSFLTGFIITLILMYFNVDYPILWGVIAALFNFVPVVGSIIASVPAIVLALMNLDINSTIYITVLYVIINISISNILEPKLMGKELGLSPLVIFFSLILWGWILGIVGMFLAVPITMTLKIAFDSNSETKWIGIMMSNLAKKQEKKRS
- a CDS encoding ABC transporter ATP-binding protein, with protein sequence MEDKISAKYIFKLLLHNKKALFWGQIITIIAILISVPIPLLLPMLVDEVLLNKPGFFVNNINDFFSSGTAFYYIAIVTFIVVFLRILYFAVGVIITKIFTRISKYVTYKIRIKLLNHLEQVNMNEYESLGSGSIAANLITDVNTLDNFIVSIASKFVSSVLTLIAVAVVIIAIDPILGFMILFIQPIIMILSKKISKKTGVLKKKENNAIEGFQNNISETLELFGQIKASNKEKFFFEQSKQKANTIKDTSNEFNYKSVAYERFSFTIFLITFEIFRATGLVLVAYSDLTIGMMFAMFGYIWFIMSPVQDILTIQYSWASANAAIERINKILDLKVEKNSHLQIPNKNDELIIKIENLSFSYNQEKKVIDNISLEIKAKEKVALIGASGSGKTTLAQLISGFYEKDSGNITYNSIEIDKLDKHSIRENIFLVLQMPILFNNTLRFNITMGKEISDEKIFEALKIAQLKDVVLKMSDGLDTIVGKHGIRLSGGQRQRLSIARMVINNPKVVIFDESTSALDVHTEAKLFNDLEDFLKNKTVITIAHRLSTVKNANIIYVLNDGKLVQKGTHKELEEQEGHYLEFVKKQLI